The Deltaproteobacteria bacterium genome has a segment encoding these proteins:
- the ispH gene encoding 4-hydroxy-3-methylbut-2-enyl diphosphate reductase has product MMKVRLAKTAGFCMGVRRAMELAIEANYHYPDPIYTFGPLIHNPQVLQMLEKKGICILDPHEGRRTGTILIRAHGIPPQDYQNLKQAGFTIIDATCPRVIKVQAIIKKYAQEGYTPIIVGDRDHPEVIGLLGYSQGQGIVLTDPDQVEALPDLEKVIIVAQTTQDESFFQEVVEKVKRRFPESLIFNTICNATHERQEEVRNLSRQVDGLVIVGGYNSGNTRRLVGIAQSVGIPCFHVETEDQLDKGKISQFKSVGVTAGASTPNWMIRKVVQELESIKGQGTYPWNTFLFRLLRFLLKSNLMVALGAGCLALAAARLRRAPINGIYFAITFLHIYAMHILNHLLDRGAAEYNDPDRSQFYQRYRTPFFISGTGAALFSLALALGLGWVPFLFLLAMSALGILYSFQIVPAVWQRFTRMKKIKDIPASKTLSVALGWGGVTTLIPAMAEHQPLSLSLIFSFFIICNFVYIRSGLFDILDIQGDMIVGKETLPIIIGEEKTIRFLKVLSLVTMAGLVAGIFLNLLPLWNLWLMISLLYQFSFLIIYEKKRALPGSIFFEAMVEFGFILAGLTALVIQ; this is encoded by the coding sequence GTGATGAAAGTCCGTCTGGCAAAAACAGCAGGGTTCTGCATGGGGGTACGTCGGGCCATGGAACTGGCCATAGAGGCCAATTACCATTACCCCGATCCTATTTACACCTTCGGCCCTTTGATCCACAATCCCCAGGTCCTCCAGATGCTCGAAAAAAAAGGGATTTGTATCCTGGATCCCCATGAGGGCCGCCGGACCGGCACGATTCTGATCCGGGCCCACGGCATTCCGCCCCAGGATTACCAAAACCTAAAGCAGGCCGGTTTTACGATCATAGACGCCACCTGCCCTCGGGTTATCAAGGTCCAGGCTATTATCAAAAAATATGCCCAGGAAGGCTATACCCCCATTATTGTCGGTGACCGGGATCACCCGGAGGTCATCGGTTTATTGGGCTATTCCCAGGGCCAGGGGATTGTCCTGACTGATCCTGATCAGGTGGAGGCGTTACCCGATTTAGAGAAGGTGATCATTGTGGCCCAGACCACCCAGGATGAATCCTTTTTTCAAGAAGTGGTCGAAAAAGTAAAAAGGCGATTTCCGGAAAGTCTGATTTTTAACACCATCTGTAATGCCACTCATGAACGTCAGGAAGAGGTGCGCAATCTGTCCCGACAGGTTGATGGCCTGGTTATCGTAGGCGGCTACAACAGCGGGAATACCCGCCGGCTGGTTGGGATTGCCCAATCGGTGGGGATCCCTTGCTTCCACGTAGAGACCGAAGATCAGTTGGACAAGGGGAAAATCAGTCAATTCAAATCGGTGGGGGTAACGGCCGGGGCTTCAACGCCCAACTGGATGATCCGAAAGGTAGTCCAGGAACTGGAAAGTATTAAAGGACAAGGGACCTATCCCTGGAACACCTTTCTTTTTCGATTACTTCGCTTCCTGTTAAAAAGTAACCTGATGGTCGCCCTGGGGGCGGGATGTTTGGCCCTGGCGGCCGCCCGATTACGCCGGGCCCCTATAAACGGGATTTATTTTGCCATTACCTTTCTGCATATTTACGCCATGCACATCCTGAACCATCTTCTCGACCGGGGGGCTGCCGAATACAACGACCCGGATCGCTCCCAATTCTATCAGCGCTACAGGACCCCTTTCTTTATTTCCGGGACCGGGGCGGCCCTTTTTTCCCTGGCCCTGGCCCTGGGACTGGGATGGGTCCCCTTCCTATTCCTTTTGGCTATGAGCGCCCTGGGCATCCTCTACAGTTTTCAGATTGTGCCGGCCGTCTGGCAGCGCTTTACCAGGATGAAAAAAATAAAGGACATCCCGGCCTCCAAGACCCTTTCCGTGGCCCTGGGATGGGGCGGCGTAACCACCTTGATCCCGGCTATGGCCGAGCATCAGCCCTTAAGCCTTTCTTTGATTTTCAGCTTTTTTATTATCTGCAATTTTGTCTATATCCGCTCCGGCCTTTTTGATATCTTAGACATTCAAGGCGACATGATCGTCGGCAAGGAGACCCTGCCGATCATTATCGGGGAGGAAAAGACCATTCGATTCTTAAAAGTTTTAAGCCTGGTGACCATGGCCGGCTTGGTCGCCGGTATATTTTTGAATCTTCTGCCCCTCTGGAACCTGTGGCTGATGATCAGCCTTTTATACCAATTCAGTTTTTTAATCATTTATGAGAAAAAAAGGGCTTTGCCGGGAAGCATTTTTTTCGAAGCCATGGTGGAATTCGGTTTTATCCTGGCCGGCCTGACGGCGTTGGTAATACAGTGA
- a CDS encoding glycosyltransferase yields the protein MSPPLISVIIPTYNRAAFLLEAVDSVLKQTFSDFELIVVDDGSTDGTADSLKKYEGRFIYRYQPNQGVSAARNQGIQMARGQWIAFLDSDDLWLPEKLETQILFISNNPEIKICQTEEVWIRNGRRVNPRKKHQKFSGDIFGPSLLLCLVSPSAVMVRRDLFDEVGCFDEALPACEDYDLWLRISSRFPVYLINRPLVVKRGGHPDQLSRITPALDRYRIKVLLKLLESNRLTARQYALTFKALETKSRIYGRGCIKRGKAEEGHYYLGLPERFTDPGSV from the coding sequence ATGTCCCCGCCGTTGATCAGCGTTATTATCCCCACTTACAACCGGGCCGCCTTTCTTCTTGAGGCGGTCGACTCGGTTTTAAAACAGACCTTTTCCGATTTCGAGTTGATCGTGGTCGATGACGGCTCTACGGATGGGACGGCCGACAGCCTAAAAAAATATGAGGGCCGATTTATTTACCGCTATCAACCCAATCAAGGGGTCAGTGCGGCCCGCAATCAAGGCATCCAAATGGCCCGCGGGCAATGGATCGCCTTCCTGGATTCCGATGACCTCTGGTTGCCTGAAAAGTTAGAGACCCAGATCCTTTTTATTTCCAATAATCCGGAGATAAAAATTTGTCAGACCGAAGAGGTCTGGATTCGAAACGGCCGCCGGGTGAATCCCCGAAAAAAACACCAAAAATTTTCCGGAGATATTTTTGGCCCTTCTCTTTTGCTTTGTCTGGTCAGCCCATCGGCCGTGATGGTCAGAAGGGATCTATTCGATGAAGTAGGCTGTTTCGACGAGGCCTTGCCGGCCTGTGAAGATTATGATCTCTGGCTGAGGATCTCGTCCCGATTTCCCGTCTATTTGATTAACCGGCCCCTGGTGGTCAAACGGGGCGGCCACCCGGACCAGCTTTCCCGGATCACCCCGGCCCTGGACCGCTATCGCATCAAGGTGTTGCTTAAGCTCCTGGAGTCGAACCGATTGACTGCCCGGCAATATGCCTTGACATTTAAGGCATTAGAAACTAAAAGTCGCATCTATGGCCGGGGATGTATAAAAAGGGGCAAGGCCGAAGAAGGGCATTACTATCTTGGCCTGCCGGAAAGGTTTACAGATCCGGGTTCAGTTTAG